The following are from one region of the Hymenobacter sp. YIM 151858-1 genome:
- a CDS encoding SpoIIAA family protein, with translation MLRAVDHPDHNLLTFIINGPISRADYDQVVPVLEQKIARWNKVNVCVEVRHFDGISLRALWEEIRQDIKHYKDFNRVAVITEDSALVNAAVGLGTSLTPALIKHFTPQQKQSAEDWARGQAF, from the coding sequence ATGCTCCGAGCCGTTGATCATCCCGACCACAACCTCCTCACGTTCATCATCAACGGGCCCATTTCGCGGGCCGATTACGACCAGGTGGTGCCCGTGCTGGAGCAGAAAATTGCCCGCTGGAACAAGGTGAACGTGTGCGTGGAAGTGCGCCATTTCGACGGCATTTCGCTGCGGGCGCTGTGGGAGGAAATCCGGCAGGACATCAAGCACTACAAAGATTTTAACCGCGTGGCCGTGATTACCGAAGATAGCGCCCTGGTAAACGCCGCCGTGGGGTTGGGCACCAGCCTCACGCCGGCCCTCATCAAGCACTTTACCCCGCAGCAAAAGCAGTCGGCCGAAGACTGGGCCCGCGGGCAGGCATTTTAG